The genomic interval ACACCTCCGCCAGCCGGTCGGCGATCACCGGCCACGAGAAACCGGCCTCAACGTCCTCGCGCCCCTGCAGGCCCATGCGCCGCGCGCGCTGCGGATCCGCCATACACGCACGCACCGCGTCTGCCAGCG from Longimicrobiaceae bacterium carries:
- a CDS encoding glycosyltransferase family 4 protein; this translates as AMVNGKPVIASAAGGIVDIVRDGRNGFLVPPGDAPALADAVRACMADPQRARRMGLQGREDVEAGFSWPVIADRLAEVYRSVARRG